Proteins from one Drosophila gunungcola strain Sukarami chromosome 3R, Dgunungcola_SK_2, whole genome shotgun sequence genomic window:
- the LOC128252238 gene encoding LOW QUALITY PROTEIN: uncharacterized protein LOC128252238 (The sequence of the model RefSeq protein was modified relative to this genomic sequence to represent the inferred CDS: inserted 1 base in 1 codon) yields MGHFYLLLVTWIILSPGRDCFINLLHHLRKELKFEYAFLLGNSDTVWPELLWQLPAPIIQIDKQSKDDIDIGKNYSHNALTIAFVNESPKEILELLYLNLRMLNTMPVLLVLKKRTRRINSLLEWCWHHQLLNVVAIDQDFEVSSIVYSYIPFPIVQFIKRPWDNSTKIFEARLENLHGYRVPFVLGGSSPRLIVYRDLAGKLTFTGPVGNLIKCFEQRFNCRLVQPYPFNESAVPPARQLLGAVRNGSVHFALAAIYALNPFTGYSYPIELTSWCLMMPVPAEVAHSQLYSMVFRPSAFWITLLVMVLISLTLSLALHLHGYRVYYSEFFLHDSCLRGVLAQPFFEVLRAPALVRGIYLGICVLGLLITSAYNSYFSTYVTSAPRLPPFTNYESIEQSNVKVVIWTPEYETLRSYSNNMDKYLSIFQLQPDYKRFLQLRDSFDTRXPLEKWSLVKEQQKVFSSPLFSLRDDLCVLHTVPIVFPIANNTIFREPLDRLILDVTESGLLLYWRDMALTEMIKAGQLELEDRSKPTKFRAMKVEDLEQIWCMAGLMLGLATLVFLLELICFWRLRMWQKIIGFFNAY; encoded by the exons ATGGGTCATTTCTACCTTCTATTAGTCACCTGGATTATTTTAAGTCCTGGCCGGGATTGCTTTATAAACTTACTCCATCACCTGAGAAAAGAGCTTAAATTTGAGTATGCCTTTTTGCTGGGGAACTCGGATACAGTTTGGCCGGAGCTCTTGTGGCAACTTCCAGCTCCCATTATCCAGATCGATAAGCAATCCAAAGACGACATTGATATTGGTAAAAATTATTCTCACAACGCCCTGACAATTGCTTTTGTAAACGAATCCCCGAAAGAAATTCTGGAGCTCTTATACTTGAATCTACGAATGTTAAATACCATGCCAGTGCTCTTGGTTTTAAAGAAAAGGACAAGACGAATAAATTCATTGCTGGAGTGGTGTTGGCACCATCAGCTCCTTAATGTCGTGGCTATTGACCAAGACTTTGAG GTGTCTTCGATTGTCTACAGCTACATACCATTTCCCATCGTGCAGTTTATTAAGAGGCCTTGGGACAACAGTACGAAAATATTCGAAGCGCGTTTGGAAAATCTCCATGGCTATCGAGtgccttttgttttgggtgGATCTTCGCCCCGATTGATTGTGTACCGCGACTTGGCTGGGAAACTAACCTTTACAGGACCTGTGGGTAATCTCATCAAGTGCTTTGAGCAGCGTTTTAATTGCAGACTGGTGCAGCCGTATCCATTTAACGAATCCGCTGTTCCCCCGGCCCGACAACTACTTGGAGCGGTGCGAAATGGCAGTGTCCACTTCGCCCTGGCTGCTATTTATGCCCTAAATCCGTTTACCGGATACTCGTACCCCATTGAATTGACGAGCTGGTGCCTGATGATGCCGGTGCCAGCGGAGGTGGCTCACAGTCAGCTGTACAGCATGGTGTTCAGACCATCGGCATTTTGGATCACTCTCCTTGTCATGGTGCTGATTTCATTGACGCTATCCCTTGCTCTCCATCTGCACGGATATCGAGTTTATTACAGTGAGTTTTTCCTTCACGATAGCTGCCTGAGGGGAGTCCTGGCCCAACCCTTCTTCGAGGTTCTGCGAGCACCTGCCCTGGTGCGGGGCATTTATCTGGGGATCTGCGTACTTGGACTACTGATCACCTCCGCGTACAACTCGTACTTTTCCACCTATGTGACCAGTGCCCCCAGACTTCCGCCGTTCACCAACTACGAGAGTATTGAGCAGTCTAATGTGAAGGTGGTGATCTGGACACCGGAATACGAAACGCTTCGATCCTACTCGAACAACATGGATAAGTACTTGTCTATCTTTCAGTTGCAACCGGACTACAAGCGGTTCCTGCAGTTGCGGGACTCCTTCGACACCA TACCTCTGGAGAAGTGGTCACTGGTGAAGGAGCAGCAAAAGGTATTCAGTTCCCCTTTGTTCAGTCTACGCGACGATCTCTGCGTTTTACACACGGTTCCCATTGTGTTTCCCATCGCAAATAACACGATATTTCGGGAACCCCTGGATCGCCTCATTCTGGACGTGACTGAAAGTGGTCTTCTCCTATACTGGCGCGACATGGCCCTAACGGAAATGATCAAGGCCGGCCAATTGGAGCTCGAAGATCGAAGTAAACCAACGAAATTTCGGGCTATGAAAGTAGAGGACCTGGAGCAGATTTGGTGCATGGCAGGATTGATGCTTGGTCTGGCAACATTAGTTTTTCTTCTTGAGTTGATTTGTTTCTGGCGGCTTAGGATGTGGCAAAAAATCATAGGTTTTTTCAACGCATACTAA
- the LOC128252239 gene encoding uncharacterized protein LOC128252239, giving the protein MDGHCPMWILSGLCLLSLVSAATVIELLGSIKLESDFDYVLVMKNRNFSLPKQIWNGSALAKEVMEKVEVPVLQLDEKVSYFLHNKISRRLVSMVLISSGNLEEHRSLLKALVANLRHMTTSRVIFLIQTEASSELLYALFSECWRKNLLNVIVLFEDYGITSTFYSYSHFPVLQIEERLHEPKRQSLGIFPDRLRDFHGYEMSVIIGGTPPRIIAYRNKKGQVVYLGTVGHFMTAFQQKYNIRFIQPLQAKNPLDFAPSIETVAAVRNETVQISMSLTYPTIPPFGFSYPYEQLNWCVMLPVEADVPPLEFYTRVFELAAFLLTLATLVIISCLLASALRLHGYQTNISEYLLHDSCLRGVLGQSFVEVFRAPTLVRGIYLEICVLGILITAWYNSYFSSYVTTAPKQPALRTYDDILASKLKVLAWKPEYAELFGRLLEFRKYEPMFLIEPQFSRYLAIRDTMDTRYGYMITTNRWVLINEQQKVFSRPLFRKRDDFCFFNNVPFGFPLHENSVFMEPVLKLIMELAETGLTFHWMATGFSELIDAGEMHFVDLSPRREFRAMQIQDLQYVWYGFSFMVVFSTLVWLLEILSFRLKTKPIFSRPLKFRNQNM; this is encoded by the exons ATGGATGGCCATTGCCCAATGTGGATCCTGAGCGGCCTTTGCCTGCTTAGCCTGGTCAGTGCCGCCACGGTAATTGAATTACTGGGTAGTATAAAGCTGGAGTCCGATTTTGACTACGTGCTGGTCATGAAGAATAGGAACTTTAGTCTGCCGAAACAAATTTGGAATGGCAGTGCGTTGGCAAAGGAAGTCATGGAAAAAGTAGAAGTGCCTGTCCTTCAACTGGACGAGAAAGTGAGCTACTTTTTACACAACAAAATCAGTAGACGTCTGGTGTCCATGGTGCTTATAAGTAGTGGAAATCTGGAGGAGCACAGAAGTCTACTCAAAGCCCTAGTGGCAAATCTCAGGCACATGACCACTTCTAGAGTGATTTTTCTCATACAAACAGAGGCATCGTCAGAATTACTTTACGCATTGTTTAGCGAATGCTGGcgaaaaaatctattaaatgTTATAGTTTTATTCGAGGATTATGGG ATTACATCAACCTTCTACAGCTACTCGCATTTTCCTGTTCTACAAATAGAAGAGCGCCTCCACGAACCGAAAAGACAATCCTTAGGCATTTTTCCTGATCGCCTGAGGGACTTCCATGGCTACGAAATGTCCGTGATTATTGGAGGAACACCACCCCGAATCATTGCTTATCGCAACAAAAAAGGTCAAGTGGTCTATTTGGGAACCGTGGGTCATTTCATGACCGCTTTTCAGCAGAAATACAACATTAGATTTATCCAGCCACTGCAGGCCAAAAATCCTTTGGATTTTGCACCCTCGATTGAAACGGTTGCCGCGGTGCGAAACGAGACCGTGCAGATATCGATGTCCCTGACTTACCCAACAATTCCTCCATTTGGTTTTAGTTACCCCTATGAACAGCTGAACTGGTGTGTGATGTTGCCGGTTGAGGCCGATGTTCCACCTCTGGAATTTTATACAAGAGTTTTTGAGCTGGCCGCTTTTTTGCTGACCTTGGCAACTCTTGTGATAATATCTTGCCTTTTGGCCAGCGCTTTGCGGCTCCATGGCTATCAAACTAACATTAGTGAGTACCTGCTCCACGACAGTTGCTTGAGAGGAGTGCTGGGGCAATCGTTTGTGGAAGTTTTCCGAGCACCAACCCTAGTGCGTGGTATATATCTGGAGATCTGCGTTCTCGGTATCCTGATCACGGCCTGGTATAACTCATATTTCTCCAGTTACGTGACCACCGCCCCCAAGCAGCCCGCTTTAAGAACTTACGATGATATTTTGGCCTCTAAACTAAAGGTTTTGGCTTGGAAACCGGAATACGCGGAGCTTTTTGGACGACTTCTGGAGTTTCGCAAATACGAACCTATGTTCCTGATCGAACCGCAGTTTAGCCGATATCTCGCTATTCGTGACACGATGGACACTCGGTATGGCTATATGATAACCACCAACCGATGGGTGTTGATCAACGAGCAGCAAAAGGTATTTTCGCGACCCCTTTTCCGAAAACGAGATGACTTTTGCTTTTTCAACAACGTACCCTTCGGATTTCCCCTGCACGAGAACTCGGTGTTTATGGAACCGGTGCTCAAGTTGATTATGGAGCTGGCCGAAACAGGACTGACTTTTCACTGGATGGCCACGGGTTTCTCGGAACTCATTGATGCGGGCGAGATGCACTTTGTGGACTTGAGTCCTCGTCGTGAGTTCAGGGCCATGCAGATCCAGGATTTACAGTACGTATGGTACGGTTTTAGCTTCATGGTGGTGTTCTCAACCCTGGTTTGGCTGCTGGAAATCCTAAGCTTCAGACTTAAAACTAAACCCATTTTCTCACGACCTTTAAAATTTCGAAaccaaaatatgtaa
- the LOC128252203 gene encoding putative uncharacterized protein DDB_G0277255 — translation MIGTEDMSAAAGMDISESFRAEDLSKADFFDFVTGPDMGIGIGVGVGVGVEALGVSLHQQQQHHQNHQQPSLSHNSHSSHSGSSHVVQVVHQPITSQSQQQSLCGGARTNSSMIHDGGGSGAGGGGVVVPVGNRNGSSNGGDPTLQGYEFWHQDKDGSRLDSSSIFEDLDRYCWQQQPVTASASNGGSTSNNQPSPTSPQTHLQHQQQQQQQQQQHQQHQQQQHQQLQQQPNASSSSAASSGAGSSSDTISSLDTTDGQIYTLTVLNGGEPWLKRSEAEQLPTSLDLDSLLGSFPGYIKSEYPYDDSGFSTDGKDVIGNGTDGLSSISQAQNQGQQAHQTLPSLVTAISLAGGNDLGQQLAQFQNNNNDWHMADHNAETEQSTAESLLRSALQGKGYTKGLHMQNGLTMPVVKDEDMRRLLFADEAAALGFADSTLSAAQMFDEAQGIHLSSQQQQQQQQQQQQQQQQQHNGNANILVDDMFLSLENAFSDDFEKIKRIANEVQQFCSAGSAGTPTPGDYGPAGDVLMQISPSPTVTSAGQLQPPQPLKPEVSTSTSPSAPVVVSAVASSHVRSAGGGGVAKPKKAYKRSSSSSNNNNPNVANNNNQSSGGNPLIAGSGSGSSSSSGSASSSSNSPPANSGGSSSSSSAGSAQRKERSLHYCSICSKGFKDKYSVNVHIRTHTGEKPFACSLCGKSFRQKAHLAKHYQTHMTQKNNGNLIKGGSGKHPRSSGSSAGTASAASLNQRQLGGGVVPPSLPVMISNPNTPPGGVLPPANGLLTNR, via the exons ATGATCGGCACCGAGGATATGTCCGCAGCGGCTGGCATGGACATCAGCGAGTCCTTTCGTGCCGAGGATCTCTCAAAGGCGGACTTCTTCGACTTTGTCACAGGTCCCGACATGGGAATCGGCATCGGAGTGggtgtgggcgtgggcgtggagGCCCTGGGCGTCAGTctgcaccagcagcagcagcaccaccagaaCCACCAACAGCCGTCGCTCAGTCACAACAGCCACAGCAGTCACAGCGGCAGCAGCCACGTGGTGCAAGTGGTGCACCAGCCCATCACTTCGCAGTCCCAGCAGCAGAGCCTCTGCGGTGGTGCGAGAACCAACAGCAGCATGATCCACGACGGCGGGGGCAGTGGTGCTGGCGGTGGGGGCGTGGTGGTGCCCGTGGGCAACCGCAACGGCTCCAGCAACGGCGGCGATCCCACGTTACAGGGCTATGAG TTCTGGCACCAGGACAAGGACGGCAGCCGCCTCGACTCCAGCTCAATTTTCGAGGACCTCGATCGCTACTGCTGGCAACAGCAGCCGGTCACAGCTAGCGCCAGTAATGGTGGATCCACCAGCAACAACCAGCCAAGTCCCACCTCGCCGCAGACCCACctgcaacatcagcagcaacagcagcagcagcagcagcaacaccagcaacatcagcagcagcaacatcagcagttGCAACAGCAACCGAATGCGAGTAGCTCCTCGGCGGCTTCAAGTGGGGCGGGAAGCAGCAGCGACACGATCAGCAGCCTGGACACCACCGACGGCCAGATCTACACCCTGACAGTATTAAACGGAGGCGAGCCCTGGCTGAAGCGCTCGGAGGCGGAGCAGCTGCCCACCtcgctggatctggacagtcTGCTGGGCAGTTTTCCGGGCTACATCAAGTCCGAGTATCCGTACGACGACAGTGGCTTCAGCACGGATGGCAAGGACGTGATCGGCAATGGCACGGATGGTCTCAGCAGTATTTCCCAGGCCCAGAATCAGGGTCAGCAGGCGCATCAGACGCTGCCCTCGCTGGTCACGGCCATCTCCCTGGCGGGAGGCAATGACCTGGGCCAGCAGTTGGCCCAGTtccagaacaacaacaacgactgGCACATGGCAGACCACAATGCGGAAACGGAGCAGAGTACGGCGGAGTCGCTGCTGCGGAGTGCCCTTCAGGGCAAGGGCTACACCAAGGGTTTGCACATGCAGAACGGACTGACCATGCCGGTGGTCAAGGATGAGGACATGCGACGGCTACTCTTTGCCGATGAGGCAGCTGCTCTGGGCTTTGCCGATTCCACTTTGAGTGCCGCCCAGATGTTTGACGAGGCGCAGGGCATTCACCTCAGCtcccaacagcagcagcagcagcagcaacagcaacagcagcaacagcagcagcaacataatGGCAATGCCAACATACTGGTGGACGACATGTTCCTTTCGCTGGAGAATGCCTTCAGCGATGATTTCGAGAAGATCAAGCGCATAGCCAACGAGGTGCAGCAGTTTTGCAGTGCCGGTTCCGCCGGGACACCCACTCCCGGAGACTATGGACCAGCCGGCGATGTCCTCATGCAAATCTCACCCAGTCCGACGGTCACGTCGGCGGGACAACTGCAGCCACCGCAGCCACTGAAGCCGGAGGTTAGTACCTCCACTTCGCCCTCAGCGCCGGTGGTCGTGTCCGCCGTGGCCAGCAGCCATGTCCGATCCGCAGGGGGCGGCGGGGTGGCCAAGCCCAAGAAGGCCTAcaagcgcagcagcagcagcagcaacaacaacaatcccAATgtggccaacaacaacaaccagagCAGTGGGGGCAATCCCCTGATCGCAGGCAGTGGGAGTGGCAGCTCCTCGTCGAGCGGCagtgccagcagcagcagcaacagtccGCCGGCCAATTCCGGAGGCagttcctcctcctcctcggcggGAAGTGCCCAGAGAAAGGAGCGCTCCCTGCACTACTGCTCCATCTGCTCGAAGGGATTCAAGGACAAGTACTCGGTGAATGTGCACATACGCACGCACACGGGCGAGAAGCCCTTCGCCTGCTCACTCTGTGGCAAGAGCTTCAGGCAAAAGGCCCACTTGGCCAAGCACTACCAGACGCACATGACCCAGAAGAACAATGGAAACCTGATCAAGGGTGGTTCGGGCAAGCATCCGCGATCCAGTGGCTCCTCTGCGGGAACTGCCAGTGCCGCCTCCCTAAACCAGCGACAACTAGGTGGAGGAGTGGTGCCGCCTTCACTGCCCGTCATGATCAGCAATCCCAATACACCACCTGGAGGAGTACTGCCACCTGCCAATGGATTGCTCACCAATCGGTAG